Genomic window (Streptomyces sp. LX-29):
CGGAAGCGGCGGGCGACCAGGCGGGCCAGGTCCGCGGCGCCGACCATGCCCGCGTCGGGGCCGAGCTGGGCGCGGACGATGCGCGCCTCGGGCCGGTAGCCGCGGCCGGTGAGGGTGCGTCGGAAGGCGTTGCGGGCGGGGCTGATCAGCAGGTCGTCGGCCGCGCTGACGCCGCCGCCGATGACGAAGCAGGAGGGGTCGAGCGCGGCGGCGAGATTGGCGATGCCGACGCCGAGCCACTCACCGATGTCGTGAAGCAGCTCGACGCACATCGCGTCGCCCTCGCGGGCCAGCTCGGTGATGAGTGGTCCGGTGATGTCGGGGACGTGACCGCCGACGCGGTCGATGATCCCGTACGCGACCGGGGACTCGGCGGCGGCGAGCTCGCGCGCCTCCCGTACCAGGGCGTTGCCGGAGCTGTACTGCTCCCAGCAGCCGCGGTTGCCGCACGGACAGCGGTGCCCGCCGGGGACGACCTGCATATGGCCGAACTCGCCGGCGACGCCGTACTTGCCGCGCTTGACCTGGCCGTCCTCCAGGATGGCGCCGCCGATCCCGGTGCCGAGGGTGATCATGACCAGGTGGTCCTCGCCGCGCCCGGCGCCGAAGCGCCATTCCGCCCAGGCGGCGGTGTTGGCGTCGTTGTCGACCATGACGGGGACGGCCAGGCGCTCGGCGATGCGGTCGCGCAGCGGCTCGTTGCGCCAGGACAGGTGCGGGGCGAACAGGATGCGGTTGCGGTCGGCGTCCACCCAGCCGGCGGCGCCGATGCCGACCGCGTGGACGTCGTGCCGGTCGGAGAGGTCCAGGACCAGGTCGACGATCACGTCCTCGACGACCTTGGGGCTCTTGGACTTGTCGGGCGTCTCGGTGCGCACCTTCTCCAGGATGTTGCCGTCCGCGTCCACGACGCCGGCCGCGACCTTGGTGCCGCCGATGTCGATGCCGACGGTCGGCACGCGCGGGGCGGTCAGATGAGAGCGGCGCTCTCGCGTCCCCACGGTGCGCAGCACGGTGGCCCGGGCCGATCCCCTGTGCACCCGCTCGCGGTACATGCTCATCGCTCCGCCCTTCCGCCGTCGGTGCCAGGCGCGCCGTACGGGGCCCCGCCGCCGGGGCCGGCCGTCGTACGGGCCTCGCCCGCGGCGCGGTGCGCGCGGGGGTTGCGTTCGCTGCGGGTGCGTGCTCGCAAGAGTCGTCGTCCCTGCGGAGGTCTCGGGAGGCCGGGGCCTCGTGAATACGTCGGTACGGGGGTGACCCGCCGTCGCCGATTGTGCCTCACCGGCGGTGTCCGACGCATAACCGCCCCGAGGGCCCGCGCCCCGCCGGGCCTCGGCATATGCCCCGCCCGCCGAGGCCGGTCGGCCGGTCGCGGTCCCGAGACGACGGGGCGCGGCGCGTACGCGAGGCGGACACCACGAGA
Coding sequences:
- a CDS encoding ROK family glucokinase, with amino-acid sequence MSMYRERVHRGSARATVLRTVGTRERRSHLTAPRVPTVGIDIGGTKVAAGVVDADGNILEKVRTETPDKSKSPKVVEDVIVDLVLDLSDRHDVHAVGIGAAGWVDADRNRILFAPHLSWRNEPLRDRIAERLAVPVMVDNDANTAAWAEWRFGAGRGEDHLVMITLGTGIGGAILEDGQVKRGKYGVAGEFGHMQVVPGGHRCPCGNRGCWEQYSSGNALVREARELAAAESPVAYGIIDRVGGHVPDITGPLITELAREGDAMCVELLHDIGEWLGVGIANLAAALDPSCFVIGGGVSAADDLLISPARNAFRRTLTGRGYRPEARIVRAQLGPDAGMVGAADLARLVARRFRRANRRRVERNERYARAAGR